Part of the Vigna unguiculata cultivar IT97K-499-35 chromosome 3, ASM411807v1, whole genome shotgun sequence genome, AGATTCAGGGAAAATGAATTCAAATATGGAGAAGCAAAAGCATGAAAGAGTAATAGTAGCAGTGATTGAAATAAGAAGGAAGATGCATTGGAATTTGGTGGTGTGGTTTGGAGAGAGAGATAGAATGATAGATGGGGTtgggagagaaagagaaagagaaagagaaagagttgAAAGAGTGAGAGATAACCAAAACGGAATGGGGTCTGGTCCAGGATGATTCATTATTTAGTACTACTGTATATTTACACTACCCTCTCCTtctttattcattttcttttttatttatttgtggaTTAATTACTTGATAAACTTctataattacaaatatttttttctttttagtttcttcttatattattttaagctTTTTAATTCACAGTTTAGATGAAAGAGTAATCTAAATTTTTCCTAAAAAAGGTGTTAATATTCTTAACTCAAGATTAGTAAAATAGCATCTGTAGATAAATCATTCTTCAGtcaactttattatatttttgttctaaaaCTTCTGGagtgagtaaaaaaaataagatattatttttattgcataGAATAATCTCTTTTATACTATCTAAAATcttatgtattaaaaaaatcaatcagttttatttatttagagagACAAAGTAAACAATTAAcggtttttatatttatgtcttCTTTGTTACTTTATTTACAACGCCCCCTTCCCTCTTAGTTATTGACAGCTTTTATGTTACAATAccaatatatttagaaaatattaaaaactgtCATGTCTTCTCACCTTTCATTAAACacttttaaacatgtttttttttttctcaatcatattattactggtagtatttattatttatttatttaacttgttTCATCTTTCAAagtataaaaagtattttttataaattttatttgaaattactttatattaatttaataagaatTTGCATTGAAtggttaaaaattttaaactttaataaggCATTTATCTCAGAATAAAATAAGTTCgggtaatgtaaaaatattgatattatttatttttattaaatataaatcaaatagatcagtttttaataactttaacCGTATTTTCCATGAAATATTTAAGTAATAATATgactaaattacaaaattattttcatatatgatGGATTTAAACTTCTTAaaacatttcactttatttcgTTATCATGTAACATTGAAAAGCTTTATTTTTTTCCACATTTTCTTGTAGCATGATGAGatgatttttttacttaaaaaaattaaaaaagtattatgaGAAAACATcaaagttaattaaattacatgtGCATAGATGtaaaccaaaaaatatttgtttaaaaaactatatatagtATAAACTCAGAagtttaaataagttaaataaattgtaaaatacaATTATACTTACATTgttcaaaataattcaaaattgaaaatcatCATGTACTAGTATACATGTAAAAACAAAGACACTGAAGCTGTAAGAAATATCATTTCATTGAATATATATGGTTTTGAATATTCCCAAGAATTTAACGTGTGAAGAAGATAAAACAATATTGATTTGaaatttggataaaaataaacaactaatatagtttaataaaaactttttttaaaatttgtatttaatgtATTGGTGTAGCATTATTTCTTCCTTGAATTTAAGGGGATACTCATTTGTTTCTACATTTGAAAAACGACAAACAAAACACTCAAACTTGGGAGCATCTCAACCCAACGCAGGATCTTGTAAACTGCCCACAACGTGTTTGTTAAAATGCTTATGAAACTTTCACATTTTTCGTAGCCTAGCTCGAGGGATCAAATGACCCGCATCAGGAGGCTTCTTTTTTTCCACAACTTTGCTTGTAACTTTCTTCATCTCATTATTCCTTTCACTTTGCAATATGTAACGTCACTATCAACTCTCTTCAAGAAACAAAGTTCCTCACTTTCTTTGCAGTTGCAGCACTACCGTCGGATGTCACTGTGAGGGGGTTTTGTACCCGTGCTGCACCTCTTGATTTCACTCAAATTCAAATTACTCGCCTCCCCACTGTCGTCATTCTAGGGCGACCTAATGTCGGCAAATCTGCATTGTTCAACCGGTGAGCCATTGAAATACACACACAAACTTTGATTATTGCTTAGTCATAGTCATAGCCCCGAGGCAGttgttaattattattggtTTTAGTCTGATTCGGAGGAGGGAGGCTCTGGTGTATAACACCCCTGATGATCATGTTACTCGTGACATACGAGAAGGAGTTGCCAAGCTGGGTGATTTACGATTCAGGGTCTTGGACTCTGCTGGCCTGGAAGCTGAAGCCTCTTCCGGTTCTATCCTCCACAGAACTGCTTCTATGACAGCAAACGTGTTGGCAAGGTCTAACTTTGCACTCTTCCTCACTGACGCAAGGTTTGTTTCCAGTTTTCTATTGTGTGCATATACCATGCTTCCCTTACTCTGCCTTGGATTCAGTCAGACAGACAACTTGTTAGAATATACTCCGGTTTCTCTTTCCTCAATTTGCATGGAATGAATGAATTACACATGTCAGACAGATTTAATATATCACTTTCTCTCCATTCAAAGTACTAATTTGTGCTAGTCTGCTTGTGTTCCTTTGGCTGGTCACCAGAGCTGGAATTCATCCTCTTGATCTGGAGGTTGGAAAATGGTTAAGAAAGCATGCACCTCAAATCAAACCTATTGTTGCCATGAATAAATCGGAATCCCTATTCGATGCCGATGATTCTCTGGCCACAGCTGCTAATGAAATGTGCCGTTTGGGTTTTGGGGATCCCATTGCCATATCTGCTGAGACTGGACTGGGAATGCATGAGTTGTATGTGTCTCTTAGGCCTCTCCTGGAGGACTATATGCTTCGAGTCTTGAATGGTAAGTAAGAGCTTATTTCATTGGGCAATCAAAGAATGATAACTATTAACCACCACTACAAGGTTACTGTTTGGTCACTTATTATACACTTGATAACTTTCATCATTTTGGGTACGTGGAAGGCTTGCTAAACTAATTATTTGTTGGTCAGTTTTTTTCTGGTCACAAAGAGGGGGGAATGAACATGCAATTTAAACTTGTAAACATTAAGTTCACCGTGTGTTGCTGTGTTATCACTATGTTAACTCCCCATTCAATTGTTACTGATCATAGATACGGATGAAGGAGATCATGAAAATAGCCACGATGAGGACAGCAGCAACCTTGATGTTGACAAAAGTAAGATTCCATTGCAGTTAGCCATTGTCGGACGTCCTAATGTTGGTAAATCAACCTTATTGAATGCATTGTTGCAAGAAGACCGTGTTCTTGTGGGTTCTGAAGCTGGTCTAACAAGGGATGCTATCAGAACCCAATTTGAATTTCAAGGAAGAACAATTTATCTGGTAATCACCATTGAATGTCTTGATTCTGGATTTCTGGTTGTATTGATAATGTCAGAGACTGATAGAGATTAGAGATATAAGTAGGAATGTTGCTTGTAAGAGGAAAACATGATAGTTCTCTGTTTCTTTGACCTTCAAGTTAGAAGCTCTTGGCACACGCATCTTTTCCATTTAATTTGTGCATGTGAGCATACATGTACATGTCTTTGGTTCTGAAATACAGTCTGAAAAATATGCAATTTCTAGTCAGCATGTTCTCATCGAAGTTCAGATACCCTTCAAATGTATTTCCATTGTAGTTATTGTGCAATTTTGTTGAGATTGATCAACTTGCTACAATTGTGATTTtccttttaatgttttaatctttattttggCACATTATTGTCTACAGTGTACATAGATTTAGTGGTCAAACGTGATGCTTAGCATAGTTATAGGCATCcgaagttatatttttattgaagatACTCACTAGATATGCTGAATCTGGTATAGCCTCATGGCCAATGCACTTGagtatatatttaatattaaaatttcagttacattttataattataatcattTTTGCTGTCATTCAGGTTGATACTGCTGGTTGGTTGCAGAGGACAAAACAGGAGAAAGGGGCTGCATCCTTGAGCATTATGCAATCAAGGAAGAGTCTACTCCGGGCTCATATAATTGCTTTGGTACTAGATGCAGAagaggtatatgatttagaCAACGCCATACAACTATGATATAATACAAACAATTTATTAGCTTGTTAAATTGCTATTCGACAAAGTCTATTTTTCGATTTCTTTTCGCATATTTCTATGAATAAACACAACTTTGGACCTATTAAAATATGTTCTGGTAATTCATTTATTGGTTGAAAATGTTAACTTAGCTGTTAGATTTTGCTGGTTTTGGTATGAAAAGCTTATGGCTTAGTTACACATCCTATCAttcaattatcattattaaatgaatttgactagtgaattttttttttctatattttatcatcatatttttaattttttgcattTTATCGATCcattaaatatgtaatagaatGTTGATGTGTCACaataaaagttaagaaaacaaaacaatgtCAAAGCAACATCGTTCTGCAAGtgttttttcattcttttaactTCTATTTTACATGTTAGCAAGTTATTACACATGTAATGAATAGGTAAAATACAGAAAAAAGaacttaaatgataaaatttgcaaaaaatgaTGACAGTTTCCTTGTAAAAtgtacaaataaattaatattccaTAGAGCATGTGTTCTTTCTGATATAAGCACACTGTTTAATTTCATCCCCTTCTGTAATGTGACCTACCCCTTTTATGAAGTTATCCTGTCTATTATGATGGACTTGGTGCATGATTGCATGTGAAGTTTATGAGGCATCTTTGCGGACTATCCTCTTTTATATGTGTGATCTATATAAGGATTTGTCTTGTCATCTCTCTT contains:
- the LOC114174960 gene encoding uncharacterized protein LOC114174960 — encoded protein: MTRIRRLLFFHNFAFAALPSDVTVRGFCTRAAPLDFTQIQITRLPTVVILGRPNVGKSALFNRLIRRREALVYNTPDDHVTRDIREGVAKLGDLRFRVLDSAGLEAEASSGSILHRTASMTANVLARSNFALFLTDARAGIHPLDLEVGKWLRKHAPQIKPIVAMNKSESLFDADDSLATAANEMCRLGFGDPIAISAETGLGMHELYVSLRPLLEDYMLRVLNDTDEGDHENSHDEDSSNLDVDKSKIPLQLAIVGRPNVGKSTLLNALLQEDRVLVGSEAGLTRDAIRTQFEFQGRTIYLVDTAGWLQRTKQEKGAASLSIMQSRKSLLRAHIIALVLDAEEILNAKRSMKHAEVVIARRAVEEGRGLVVIVNKMDLLRGKHKSLSYEKVMEVVPQEIQTIIPQVTGIPVVFISALEGRGRSTVLNQVIDTYEKWCSRLPTARLNRWLQKVMSRHSWKDQAAQPKVKYFTQVKARPPTFVAFVRGKTLLSDTDIRFLTKSLKEDFDLGGIPIRITQRSVSRKDTSGTSKSSRHSVGKVVAERVVSDKRSILAE